The Apibacter raozihei genome contains a region encoding:
- a CDS encoding class I SAM-dependent methyltransferase, producing the protein MKKEKNYEELADQLRCPNGEKAIETAENMFKSNSLMIYKTIDTFTLQPGWRVLEIGFGNGKHLDYLFDRESDILYYGVDISQAMVTEALKNNAVRHSLHKASFFAADGQNKYDFQDSYFNVCFTVNTIYFIDNPEFFFKEIYRVLKPNGLFSLAFIEKSLGVKLPFTQKGFTFYEKEEIEMYGNKAGFKNFEYQFYSDNAVSKDGQKLLRPYIISTMQK; encoded by the coding sequence ATGAAGAAGGAAAAAAATTATGAAGAATTAGCGGATCAGCTTCGATGTCCGAACGGTGAAAAGGCAATTGAAACAGCAGAAAATATGTTTAAGAGCAATAGCTTGATGATTTATAAAACCATTGATACTTTTACGCTTCAACCGGGATGGCGGGTATTGGAAATAGGTTTCGGAAACGGGAAGCACTTAGACTATTTGTTTGATAGGGAATCTGATATATTGTATTACGGAGTTGATATATCACAAGCTATGGTTACTGAGGCTCTTAAAAATAATGCGGTGAGACATTCCCTTCATAAGGCTTCATTTTTCGCTGCTGATGGACAAAATAAATATGATTTTCAAGATAGTTATTTTAATGTTTGCTTTACTGTAAATACTATTTATTTTATAGATAACCCTGAATTTTTCTTTAAAGAAATATATCGTGTTTTAAAACCGAATGGCCTTTTCTCATTAGCATTTATTGAAAAAAGTTTGGGTGTAAAATTACCTTTCACACAAAAGGGTTTTACTTTTTATGAAAAAGAGGAAATTGAAATGTATGGTAATAAAGCAGGATTTAAAAATTTTGAATATCAGTTTTATAGCGATAATGCAGTAAGTAAAGATGGTCAAAAATTGCTTCGTCCATATATAATATCAACTATGCAAAAATAA
- a CDS encoding ABC transporter ATP-binding protein — protein MDKDKNRKNGILRLLEIAGRRKGLLFISDFLAIVHALLSMIPYILVFYIIKELAQESINFEIIKEYIVYAVIAAIISMCVFYGSVILSHIAAFSILFELRKHITEKVGRLPMGFLNNNNSGSLKKILSDDVERIENFIAHQIPDFIKGIALPIITIGYLFSQDWRLALISFLPLSILAVWIPVLYGGRNKALIKQYHQSLEDMNAGIVEYVRAMPVMKIFGQSAETFNKYGNTVKNYNHFVNEWIRSSTPAFAVFMSFISNAMLPVLALGLYLYFKNGVTLPVLLLFLILGTGYIKPLFVLSNMGMQLSIINRGVEQIDQLVYQEVLPENKTLQNSEANHVEFVNVTFSYKENQNVLTDVSFQVREKSITALVGPSGAGKSTVGQLLSRFWDVNEGSVQIGGINIKEYPTEQLMKLVSFVFQDSFMFQDSLLENIRMGMNKTLQEVEQAAKAAQIHDLIMSLPQGYNTLFGQSGVHLSGGEQQRIQHARAILKEAPILILDEATAFADSENEYKIQQAFSELIKNKTVLIIAHRLSTIVDADQILVFDKGRITDKGKHADLLLNSQLYQRMWNAHIRAQEFVI, from the coding sequence ATGGATAAAGATAAAAACAGGAAAAACGGGATTTTACGATTGCTTGAAATTGCTGGAAGAAGAAAAGGTCTTCTTTTTATTTCAGATTTTTTAGCAATTGTTCATGCTTTGCTGAGTATGATACCTTATATACTTGTATTCTACATCATAAAAGAATTAGCTCAGGAATCGATTAATTTTGAAATAATTAAGGAATATATAGTCTATGCTGTAATAGCAGCAATTATAAGTATGTGCGTATTCTATGGTTCAGTTATATTATCTCATATTGCTGCATTTAGTATTTTGTTTGAACTTCGCAAGCATATTACAGAAAAAGTGGGGAGGCTTCCTATGGGATTTCTCAATAACAACAATTCCGGATCACTTAAAAAAATACTTTCAGACGATGTGGAAAGGATTGAAAATTTTATAGCTCATCAAATACCCGATTTTATTAAAGGGATTGCTTTGCCGATTATAACCATTGGTTATCTGTTTAGTCAGGATTGGAGGCTGGCGCTTATCAGTTTTTTACCCTTATCCATACTGGCTGTCTGGATTCCTGTTTTGTACGGAGGTAGGAATAAAGCTTTAATCAAGCAATATCATCAATCTCTGGAAGATATGAATGCCGGTATTGTAGAGTACGTAAGAGCAATGCCCGTAATGAAGATTTTCGGGCAGTCTGCAGAAACTTTCAATAAATATGGAAATACAGTAAAAAATTATAATCATTTTGTAAATGAATGGATACGGAGTAGTACGCCTGCATTTGCTGTATTTATGAGTTTTATAAGCAATGCTATGCTTCCTGTTTTAGCACTGGGGCTGTATTTATATTTTAAGAACGGAGTTACTTTACCTGTGCTGTTATTATTCCTGATACTAGGGACCGGATATATAAAACCTCTCTTTGTGCTAAGTAATATGGGAATGCAACTTTCCATTATTAACAGAGGAGTAGAACAAATTGATCAATTGGTTTACCAGGAAGTATTACCTGAAAATAAAACCTTACAAAATTCAGAAGCCAATCATGTTGAGTTTGTAAATGTTACTTTCAGCTATAAAGAAAATCAAAATGTTTTAACAGATGTCAGTTTTCAGGTCAGAGAAAAAAGTATTACAGCATTGGTAGGCCCCTCAGGAGCAGGAAAAAGTACTGTAGGACAGCTTTTATCCAGGTTTTGGGATGTGAATGAAGGCTCTGTGCAAATAGGAGGAATTAATATAAAAGAGTATCCGACAGAACAACTGATGAAATTAGTATCATTTGTATTTCAGGACAGTTTCATGTTTCAGGACAGCTTGTTAGAAAATATTCGTATGGGTATGAATAAAACCTTACAAGAAGTTGAACAGGCGGCCAAAGCTGCCCAGATACATGATCTTATTATGAGTCTTCCGCAAGGGTATAACACCTTATTCGGACAATCGGGGGTACACCTTAGCGGAGGGGAGCAGCAAAGAATTCAACATGCAAGAGCTATACTAAAAGAGGCTCCCATCCTTATTCTGGATGAAGCGACGGCCTTTGCTGACTCTGAAAACGAATACAAAATACAGCAGGCATTCAGTGAATTAATTAAAAATAAAACGGTTTTGATTATTGCACACCGGCTGAGTACCATTGTAGATGCTGATCAGATACTGGTTTTTGACAAAGGCAGAATTACAGATAAAGGTAAACATGCGGATTTGTTGCTTAACAGCCAGCTATATCAAAGAATGTGGAATGCACACATCAGAGCTCAGGAATTTGTAATATAA
- a CDS encoding helix-turn-helix domain-containing protein, whose product MALRLYNKDGTKLFMESEFPCISHTSDGVICENIISIEPPFGRGYYKEIYFEGIHIGFGAASLNENTVFYFESDDETVEMHFSLKGKNTAFSDKFSSSIGFEANQHNLIYANQINGKMQWESTEFHLCEINFNPNVFKRFLPDEKLFNDFKNSMENGKSGSFSPNNFCMKPQMYQIIKEIIGCERKGIYKKMFLESKIIELLLVQLEQITTQENQIHSLKKKDIDKIYAVREIIINNLNKNISLIELAHRVGTNEFMLKKGFKELFGTTVFNFWNDTKMEQAKSMIIHQDVNIKEISDLIGYKNQRHFTTAFKRKFGIPPSQLKNKF is encoded by the coding sequence ATGGCTCTACGATTGTATAATAAAGACGGAACCAAACTTTTTATGGAAAGCGAATTCCCTTGTATATCTCATACCTCAGATGGGGTTATCTGTGAAAATATTATTAGTATTGAACCTCCTTTTGGAAGAGGATATTATAAGGAAATTTATTTTGAAGGGATACATATCGGCTTTGGTGCTGCTTCTCTAAATGAAAATACTGTCTTTTACTTTGAAAGTGATGATGAAACTGTAGAAATGCATTTTTCGTTGAAGGGTAAAAATACGGCTTTTTCTGATAAGTTTTCTTCTAGTATAGGGTTTGAGGCAAATCAGCATAATCTAATTTATGCCAATCAGATCAATGGAAAAATGCAATGGGAAAGCACGGAATTTCATCTGTGTGAAATTAATTTTAATCCAAATGTTTTCAAGCGTTTTTTACCTGATGAAAAACTTTTCAACGATTTTAAAAATTCTATGGAAAATGGAAAATCAGGTTCTTTTAGTCCAAACAATTTCTGTATGAAGCCTCAAATGTATCAAATAATAAAGGAAATTATAGGATGTGAGAGAAAAGGGATCTATAAAAAAATGTTTCTCGAATCTAAAATTATTGAGTTATTATTAGTACAGCTGGAACAAATCACCACTCAGGAAAACCAAATCCATTCCCTTAAGAAAAAGGATATAGACAAGATCTATGCTGTTAGAGAAATAATTATCAACAACCTTAATAAAAACATATCTCTCATTGAATTAGCACATCGGGTAGGCACGAATGAATTTATGCTAAAAAAAGGTTTTAAAGAACTATTCGGAACTACTGTTTTTAATTTTTGGAATGACACAAAAATGGAACAGGCAAAATCTATGATTATCCATCAGGATGTAAATATCAAAGAAATATCAGATTTGATCGGTTATAAAAATCAAAGACATTTTACCACTGCATTTAAACGCAAATTCGGAATACCTCCTAGCCAGCTGAAGAATAAATTTTAA
- a CDS encoding YceI family protein: MKNLLLTLTLAFATLFVNGQKLTMDPYHAKLQFAVTHMTISSVDGEFKKFNVKLDHTKSDFSDAKFTVTAETNSIDTGIEARDNHLKSADFFDVEKYPSLTFVTTSTTKGKSNNYILKGNLTIHGITKPVTLNLKYNGTTVNPMSKKQTYGFTVTGTFKRSDFSVGTNFPEAVVSDQVNLLSNLEFVAE, encoded by the coding sequence ATGAAAAATTTATTATTGACTCTGACATTAGCATTTGCTACATTATTTGTAAACGGACAAAAACTAACTATGGATCCTTATCATGCTAAGCTACAATTTGCTGTAACTCACATGACCATATCTTCAGTTGATGGGGAATTTAAAAAGTTTAATGTTAAGCTTGATCATACGAAATCTGATTTTTCTGATGCCAAATTTACTGTTACTGCTGAAACTAATTCTATTGATACAGGAATTGAGGCCAGAGATAATCATTTAAAAAGTGCTGATTTTTTTGATGTTGAAAAATATCCATCTCTTACATTTGTTACTACTTCTACAACTAAAGGAAAAAGCAACAATTATATATTGAAAGGAAATCTTACAATACATGGCATAACCAAACCTGTTACTCTAAACTTAAAATATAACGGAACTACTGTTAACCCAATGTCTAAGAAACAAACCTATGGATTTACCGTTACCGGAACTTTCAAAAGATCAGATTTTAGTGTAGGTACTAATTTCCCGGAAGCCGTAGTAAGTGATCAGGTAAATCTTCTATCTAATTTGGAATTTGTAGCTGAGTAA
- a CDS encoding NAD(P)-dependent oxidoreductase has translation MKIAIIGTSGFVGSALLNEALLRNLDVLSITRNKDKISNKNLPSVSSLSIDIYNVEALTKALSGVNIVISAFNAGWRNPNLYNDNMQGFQDIENASKLADVERLIMIGGAGTLKVDGKQLVDNSDFPSSIVSGARSCRDYFNVLKNDIYLNWTYFAPAPEMNPNVNTGRTGNYRLGSDSPVTDENGISRISVEDTAVAVLDEVNNKQFIKKLFTAAY, from the coding sequence ATGAAAATAGCTATAATCGGAACCTCTGGTTTTGTAGGTTCCGCACTTTTAAATGAGGCATTACTTAGAAATTTGGATGTTTTATCAATTACCCGAAATAAAGATAAGATTTCAAATAAAAATTTACCTTCAGTCTCATCTTTATCAATAGATATATACAATGTAGAAGCTTTAACCAAAGCGTTAAGCGGTGTAAATATCGTAATCAGTGCTTTTAATGCAGGATGGAGAAACCCTAATTTATATAATGATAATATGCAGGGATTTCAGGATATTGAAAATGCATCTAAACTAGCTGATGTGGAGAGGCTTATCATGATTGGTGGAGCCGGAACTTTAAAAGTAGACGGTAAACAGCTGGTTGACAATTCTGACTTTCCTTCGTCCATAGTATCAGGTGCAAGATCTTGCAGAGATTATTTTAATGTCCTGAAAAATGACATTTATCTTAATTGGACTTATTTTGCTCCAGCTCCTGAGATGAATCCAAATGTAAATACAGGAAGGACGGGTAACTATCGACTGGGTTCTGATAGTCCTGTAACGGACGAAAACGGAATAAGCCGAATTTCGGTAGAAGATACGGCAGTAGCGGTTTTAGATGAAGTTAATAATAAACAATTTATAAAAAAACTATTTACTGCTGCTTATTAA
- the ygiD gene encoding 4,5-DOPA-extradiol-dioxygenase: MSLNSLNILNQPFKNSHKMPALFLGHGSPLNAIEDNEFTQGWKKIKEKIPQKPRAILCISAHWETNGTWVTSMKTPRTLHDFYGFPKDLYEFSYPAHGDPELALNIQQKFTSASIGLNENWGLDHGCWSVIKHLYPEADVPILQMSLDYSKNSKEHFFIAKELSFLREKGILIIGSGNIVHNLQKLKWNSPTECYDWAYEANNTLKELIVNENYSSLIEYQKLGKEILYSIPTPEHYLPLLYIMAVKNKQEKLEFFNDKIVLGSLSMTSFIIQ; this comes from the coding sequence ATGAGTCTGAATTCATTAAACATATTAAATCAACCATTTAAAAACTCCCACAAAATGCCTGCATTATTTTTAGGGCATGGCAGCCCTTTAAATGCAATTGAAGATAACGAATTTACTCAGGGATGGAAAAAAATCAAAGAAAAAATCCCTCAAAAACCGCGGGCAATTTTATGCATTTCTGCTCATTGGGAAACAAACGGAACCTGGGTTACTTCAATGAAAACTCCACGGACTTTACATGATTTTTATGGATTTCCGAAAGATTTGTATGAATTCAGTTATCCTGCTCATGGAGATCCGGAATTAGCTTTAAATATACAGCAAAAGTTTACCTCGGCTTCTATTGGGCTAAATGAAAACTGGGGATTAGATCATGGATGCTGGAGTGTTATTAAACATCTATATCCTGAAGCAGATGTGCCTATCTTACAAATGAGTCTGGATTATTCTAAAAATAGTAAAGAACATTTCTTTATAGCTAAAGAGCTATCATTTTTAAGAGAAAAAGGCATATTGATTATCGGAAGTGGAAATATAGTTCATAATTTACAAAAACTAAAATGGAATTCACCTACAGAATGTTATGATTGGGCATATGAAGCAAATAACACATTAAAAGAGCTGATAGTAAATGAAAATTATTCTTCTTTAATCGAATACCAAAAATTGGGTAAAGAAATTTTGTATTCTATTCCAACTCCGGAACACTATTTGCCACTTCTTTATATAATGGCAGTAAAAAATAAACAGGAGAAATTAGAATTTTTTAATGATAAGATTGTTTTGGGGTCTTTATCCATGACTTCATTCATTATTCAATAA
- a CDS encoding YceI family protein, translating into MTTKWSIDKSHSEVFFKVKHMVISTVTGEFTEFDGSVESDSDDFSNAEFQFSVEIESINTKMKDRDNHLKSADFFDSAQYPKLSFKSTSGLQNGKISGNLTIRDVTKEIILDADFGGIIKDPWGNRRAGFELSGKINRKDFGLNWSQLTEAGGMVVANDVKLLVNLEFVAQ; encoded by the coding sequence ATGACAACAAAATGGTCAATAGACAAATCACATTCAGAAGTATTCTTCAAAGTTAAACACATGGTAATTTCAACTGTTACCGGAGAATTCACTGAATTTGACGGCTCAGTAGAATCAGACTCTGATGATTTTTCAAATGCAGAATTTCAATTTTCAGTAGAAATTGAATCCATAAATACTAAAATGAAAGATAGGGATAACCATTTAAAATCTGCTGACTTTTTTGATTCGGCTCAATATCCAAAATTATCATTTAAAAGTACTTCTGGTTTGCAAAATGGAAAAATATCGGGCAATCTAACCATTAGAGACGTTACAAAAGAAATAATTTTAGATGCAGACTTTGGTGGTATTATTAAAGATCCATGGGGTAATAGAAGAGCCGGTTTTGAACTATCTGGCAAAATAAACCGTAAAGACTTTGGTCTTAACTGGAGTCAGTTAACTGAAGCAGGTGGGATGGTTGTAGCTAATGATGTTAAACTTTTAGTAAATCTTGAATTTGTTGCTCAGTAA
- a CDS encoding helix-turn-helix domain-containing protein: MNTSETLNYSGVFLSCFYDNDTSCVHATKDHTLVYLYSGKLIIEEYNKETIVGAGECVFIRRNHRVKMRKVFSGKDQYKGISMTFKRNFLLNFFKKIDKKYIPEDIKAPEKNTFRIPTRPDVTSLFLSLTPYFNSSVSPSTEIINLKEQESLHCLLRTDAVFFPILFDFSNPWKIDILDFLNENYTDDLTMSEIAAYTGRSLATFKRDFAKISKVPPQKWIINKRLETAYEKLQDKNKKVSEIYSEVGFKNLSHFYSAFKKQYGYSPKR; encoded by the coding sequence ATGAATACATCAGAAACATTGAATTATTCAGGTGTCTTCTTATCCTGCTTTTACGATAATGACACCAGTTGTGTTCATGCAACCAAAGACCATACACTGGTTTACCTGTATTCGGGAAAACTTATAATCGAAGAATACAATAAAGAAACTATTGTTGGTGCTGGAGAATGCGTATTTATTAGACGTAATCACAGAGTTAAAATGAGAAAAGTTTTTTCAGGAAAAGATCAGTATAAAGGGATCTCTATGACTTTTAAACGAAACTTTCTGCTAAATTTTTTTAAAAAAATTGATAAAAAATATATTCCTGAAGATATTAAAGCTCCTGAAAAAAATACATTCAGAATACCTACCCGACCAGATGTTACAAGTCTTTTCCTGTCTTTGACTCCTTACTTTAACTCTTCGGTTTCGCCCTCTACTGAAATTATAAATTTAAAAGAGCAGGAAAGTCTTCATTGCCTATTAAGAACCGATGCTGTTTTCTTCCCTATACTATTTGATTTTTCAAATCCCTGGAAAATTGATATTTTGGATTTTCTTAATGAAAATTATACGGATGATCTTACCATGAGTGAAATTGCCGCTTATACAGGAAGAAGCCTGGCAACTTTTAAAAGGGATTTTGCTAAAATCAGTAAGGTTCCGCCTCAGAAATGGATTATCAATAAAAGATTAGAAACCGCTTATGAAAAATTACAGGATAAAAACAAAAAAGTAAGTGAAATTTATTCTGAAGTCGGATTTAAAAATTTATCTCATTTTTATTCGGCTTTTAAAAAGCAATATGGATATTCTCCAAAGAGATGA
- a CDS encoding sugar O-acetyltransferase: MDIFERMRKGELILDSDPEYPELYKALIRGMRITGELNSSYHTKEETRVIIEKLTKQKIDKSTWIVPPFYSDFGQFIRLGKKVFINSGCIFMDRGGITLEDGVFVGPNVNIITENHSEIPELRSNVYAKPILVKPNAWIGAAAILLPGVTIGENSIVAAGSVVTKDVPDSTIVAGNPAKIIRKIKSE; encoded by the coding sequence ATGGACATATTTGAAAGAATGCGAAAAGGAGAACTTATACTTGACAGTGATCCTGAATATCCAGAATTGTATAAAGCATTGATTCGCGGCATGCGAATTACGGGAGAACTTAATTCCTCGTATCATACCAAAGAAGAAACACGGGTTATTATAGAAAAGCTTACAAAACAAAAAATAGATAAGTCAACATGGATAGTCCCTCCTTTCTACAGTGATTTCGGACAATTCATACGCTTAGGTAAAAAAGTTTTTATTAACAGTGGATGCATTTTTATGGATCGGGGAGGAATAACTTTAGAAGACGGAGTTTTTGTCGGTCCTAATGTAAATATTATTACTGAAAATCATTCGGAAATTCCTGAATTAAGATCAAACGTTTATGCCAAACCTATTCTCGTGAAACCCAATGCATGGATCGGTGCAGCTGCCATACTATTACCCGGTGTAACCATAGGGGAAAATTCCATAGTTGCCGCAGGTTCTGTAGTCACAAAGGATGTACCCGATTCTACTATTGTAGCAGGAAATCCTGCAAAAATAATTCGAAAAATTAAATCTGAATAA
- a CDS encoding cyclophilin-like fold protein: MVKPFICLITSLFLYSCVDLKNRNRENFTSFTSTSKDRQKMFFTITINDHILQATLSNTEAAKELIKLLPLTIKMNDLNDNEKYGNLPLEIPTSDYYPNIISEGDIMLYGTKTLVIFYKTFPTTYQYTLLGKINKPSQLKKIMGSGPVTIKLSHPMSEK; this comes from the coding sequence GTGGTTAAACCATTTATCTGCTTAATTACATCATTGTTTTTATATTCATGTGTTGACTTAAAAAACAGGAACAGGGAAAATTTTACTTCATTTACTTCAACTTCAAAAGACCGTCAAAAAATGTTTTTTACTATTACCATTAATGATCATATTTTACAGGCTACTTTATCAAATACTGAAGCTGCTAAAGAACTTATAAAGCTATTACCTTTAACTATCAAAATGAATGATTTGAACGATAATGAAAAATATGGAAATCTTCCTCTTGAAATTCCTACCTCAGATTATTATCCCAATATTATAAGCGAAGGAGATATCATGCTTTATGGTACAAAAACTTTAGTTATTTTTTATAAAACTTTTCCAACAACCTATCAGTATACTTTACTAGGAAAAATTAATAAACCTTCTCAACTTAAAAAAATTATGGGTTCCGGTCCTGTTACTATTAAACTATCCCATCCTATGTCCGAAAAATAG
- a CDS encoding homocysteine S-methyltransferase family protein, giving the protein MKIEDLIKDKILILDGAMGTMIQQHKLKEEDYRGKEFKNWHKDIKGNNDLLSITQPEIIKDIHLEYFEAGADIVETNTFNANRISMADYDMQDWVNELNISSVKAAKEARDEYYDKHTFRPLYIAGSIGPTSKTASISPDVNDPAYREVDFDFLAQIYKEQAIALIDAGSDLLLVETIFDTLNAKAAFFGIEEAFDSTGKSLPLMASGTITDAAGRTLSGQTTEAFLVSLSHLPLLSIGLNCALGADQLYQYLEILAKYSPFYVSAYPNAGLPNPLGGYDETPEMMAEKVKLYLDSELVNILGGCCGTTPSHIKLFAEMASNYTPRAIKVS; this is encoded by the coding sequence ATGAAAATTGAAGATCTGATTAAAGATAAGATACTTATTTTGGATGGTGCCATGGGAACCATGATCCAACAGCATAAACTGAAAGAAGAAGATTACAGAGGTAAAGAATTTAAAAACTGGCATAAAGATATTAAAGGTAACAATGACTTATTATCTATTACCCAGCCTGAAATAATTAAAGATATTCATTTAGAATATTTTGAAGCTGGAGCTGATATAGTTGAAACCAATACTTTCAATGCTAACAGAATTTCAATGGCTGATTATGATATGCAGGATTGGGTAAATGAACTCAATATATCTTCTGTTAAAGCAGCAAAGGAAGCAAGAGATGAATATTACGATAAACATACTTTTCGCCCTTTGTATATTGCCGGCTCTATAGGACCTACTTCTAAAACTGCTTCTATTTCCCCTGATGTGAATGATCCGGCATACAGAGAAGTCGATTTTGATTTTCTTGCCCAAATATATAAGGAACAAGCTATAGCATTAATTGATGCGGGCTCGGATCTTCTTCTAGTTGAAACAATATTTGACACTTTAAATGCTAAGGCTGCATTTTTCGGTATTGAAGAAGCTTTTGACTCAACAGGCAAATCACTTCCATTAATGGCTTCAGGCACTATTACAGATGCTGCCGGAAGAACGTTATCCGGACAGACAACAGAAGCATTCTTAGTATCATTATCTCATTTACCTTTGCTATCGATAGGTCTGAATTGTGCTTTAGGAGCAGACCAATTATATCAATACCTGGAAATTTTAGCTAAATATTCACCTTTTTATGTTAGTGCTTATCCAAATGCAGGATTACCAAATCCATTGGGTGGATATGACGAAACCCCTGAAATGATGGCGGAAAAGGTAAAATTATATCTGGATAGCGAATTAGTAAATATTTTAGGTGGTTGCTGTGGCACCACACCATCTCATATTAAATTATTTGCAGAAATGGCTTCAAATTATACCCCGCGAGCAATAAAGGTAAGTTAA
- a CDS encoding superoxide dismutase has protein sequence MKIKTIFLTTLLLFALKISAQFSLPKLDYSYDALQPHIDSTTMRIHYTKHHAAYVNNLNAAIQKYPQYSKKTVEELIMNLNNLPDDIRTAVRNNGGGHYNHSLFWTVLTPENNSKPEGEVVKAIEKQFGSLDTFKAEFDKAAASRFGSGWAWLIVDKDGKLKVTSTANQDNPLMDIADLKGVPVLGLDVWEHAYYLSYQNRRADYIKSYWSIVNWKEVNKRYLAALKKK, from the coding sequence ATGAAAATTAAAACCATTTTTCTGACGACACTACTACTATTTGCATTAAAAATTTCTGCCCAATTCAGTCTTCCAAAATTAGATTATTCCTATGATGCTTTACAGCCTCATATTGATTCTACTACCATGCGTATACATTATACTAAGCACCATGCTGCTTATGTAAATAACCTGAATGCAGCAATTCAGAAATATCCGCAGTACTCTAAAAAAACGGTTGAAGAACTGATTATGAACTTGAACAATTTACCCGATGATATTCGTACGGCGGTAAGAAATAACGGAGGAGGTCACTATAATCACTCTTTATTCTGGACCGTTTTAACACCTGAGAACAATTCTAAGCCTGAAGGAGAAGTTGTTAAAGCAATTGAAAAACAATTCGGCTCATTAGATACTTTTAAAGCAGAATTTGACAAAGCTGCTGCTAGCCGTTTCGGTTCTGGATGGGCATGGCTGATTGTGGATAAAGACGGGAAATTAAAAGTAACATCTACAGCTAATCAGGATAATCCATTAATGGATATTGCTGATCTCAAAGGTGTACCTGTTCTTGGGCTTGATGTTTGGGAACATGCCTATTATTTAAGTTATCAGAATAGAAGAGCTGATTATATTAAATCCTACTGGAGTATTGTAAACTGGAAAGAAGTCAATAAAAGATATTTAGCTGCTTTAAAGAAGAAATAA
- a CDS encoding Hsp20/alpha crystallin family protein: MTDIVKTNNKSFGNLLDEIFSNAPAWNRTEVKFPPVNISEDKDSYLVDLFAPGLDKNDFKVSLEKGLLTISYDKKSETSEKKAHRVEYYHTSFKRSFTLDENNIDETKVDASYKDGVLKLILPKKEHTEMAPKQIEVK, translated from the coding sequence ATGACTGATATAGTTAAAACAAACAACAAGAGTTTTGGGAATTTATTGGATGAAATTTTTTCAAATGCTCCTGCATGGAACAGAACTGAAGTGAAATTTCCACCCGTAAACATATCTGAAGATAAAGATAGTTATCTTGTAGATTTATTTGCTCCCGGTCTGGATAAAAATGATTTTAAAGTGAGTCTTGAAAAAGGACTTTTGACTATCAGCTACGATAAAAAGTCTGAAACCAGCGAGAAAAAGGCTCATAGAGTAGAATATTATCATACAAGTTTTAAACGTAGCTTTACTTTAGATGAAAATAATATTGATGAAACTAAAGTTGATGCCTCTTATAAAGATGGAGTGTTAAAACTTATTTTACCTAAAAAAGAACACACCGAAATGGCTCCTAAACAAATTGAAGTAAAATAG